One window of Alosa sapidissima isolate fAloSap1 chromosome 21, fAloSap1.pri, whole genome shotgun sequence genomic DNA carries:
- the polr1h gene encoding DNA-directed RNA polymerase I subunit RPA12: protein MSCFGGDPNFCPECGNVLPLPGAPDTITCPRCAFIIPVREIANQVITSSVVFNPLEPMVSTGESEEDSELKGPVIDRRCSRCNKEGMVYHTRQMRSADEGQTVFFTCLHCRYQEKEDS, encoded by the exons ATGTCTTGTTTTGGCGGAGATCCAAACTTTTGCCCAGAATGTGGAAATGTGCTCCCTTTACCAGGAGCACCAGATACCATTACATGTCCCCGCTGTGCCTTTATTATCCCTGTTCGGG AAATAGCAAATCAAGTCATAACATCGTCTGTAGTGTTCAACCCATTAGAACCGATGGTCAGCactggagagagtgaagaaGATTCTGAGCTAAAAGGCCCTGTG ATTGACAGGCGGTGTTCCAGATGTAATAAAGAAGGAATGGTTTACCACACACGTCAAATGAGGTCAGCTGATGAAGGGCAGACGGTCTTCTTCACTTGTCTACATTGCAG ATATCAGGAGAAGGAAGACTCTTAA
- the LOC121695326 gene encoding tumor necrosis factor-like, with translation MAQDWKSADLEIGQPGVEAMEEQTKMGASRPSGGWKIGLALLAIGLCAASAIFFTIHNQKWDITDRSKALKHTLRQVPKINTGKHQMAIHLEGEYNHSLKNTVEWKDSDSVFHKEGLKLVNNEIVIPKKGLYFIYSQVSFNIKCHTQSQKLAQMVHLSHRIKCKSPAHGTERWLLNTLHSSCERIPAQEDNGERWYDAINVGAAFFLEEGDQLSTHTGPDRELRHVKSDTGNTYFGVFAL, from the exons ATGGCACAGGACTGGAAGAGCGCTGATCTGGAAATTGGGCAGCCGGGAGTTGAAGCCATGGAGGAGCAGACGAAGATGGGTGCCTCACGGCCCTCAGGGGGCTGGAAGATTGGTTTGGCTCTACTGGCCATAGGACTGTGTGCTGCTTCTGCTATCTTCTTCACAATCCACAACCAG AAATGGGACATCACTGATAGAAGCAAAG CTCTGAAACACACTTTGAGACAAGTCCCAAAAATAAACACAGGAAAACACCAAATGGCCATCCATCTGGAAG GAGAGTACAATCATTCTCTGAAAAATACTGTGGAATGGAAAGACAGTGACTCGGTTTTTCACAAGGAGGGGCTGAAACTGGTCAACAACGAGATTGTCATCCCCAAGAAGGGCCTGTACTTCATCTACAGCCAGGTGTCCTTCAACATCAAATGCCACACCCAATCACAGAAGCTGGCCCAAATGGTCCACCTGAGCCACAGGATCAAGTGCAAGTCGCCGGCTCACGGGACAGAGAGGTGGCTGCTGAATACTCTGCACTCAAGTTGCGAGCGCATACCGGCCCAGGAGGACAATGGGGAGCGCTGGTATGACGCCATTAATGTGGGAGCTGCTTTCTTCCTGGAGGAGGGCGATCAGTTGAGCACCCACACAGGGCCAGACAGAGAACTACGCCATGTGAAGAGTGACACTGGGAACACCTACTTTGGAGTGTTTGCTCTCTGa